Proteins encoded by one window of Glycine soja cultivar W05 chromosome 15, ASM419377v2, whole genome shotgun sequence:
- the LOC114387971 gene encoding DNA topoisomerase 2-like: MEPQTMRPLQSSSAANVAAAAATGKKTIEEMYQKKTQLEHILLRPDTYVGSVEKHTQTLWVYENDEMVHRAVSYVPGLYKIFDEILVNAADNKQRDPSMDALKVTINAEANTVSVFNNGDGVPVEIHQEEKVYVPELIFGHLLTSSNYNDNEKKTTGGRNGYGAKLTNIFSTEFVIETADGKRQKKYKQVFSNNMGKKSEPVITKCKVGENWTKVTFKPDLEKFKMDYLEEDVVALMKKRVVDMAGCLGKTVKVELNGQVIRMKSFRDYADLYLKSAEKSRPVPLPRIHAKVGERWEICVSLSDGQFQQVSFVNSIATIKGGTHVDYVTNQITNFVMNKVNKKKKDANVKAHNVKNHLWVFVNSLIDNPAFDSQTKETLTTRQASFGSKCDIPESMLKEVANSGIVDTLLSWADFKQSKDLKKSDGTKTQRLRGIVKLEDANDAGGRNSEKCTLILTEGDSAKALAMAGLSVVGRDHYGVFPLRGKLLNVREASSKQIMDNEEIQNIKKILGLQQNKEYTSVKSLRYGHLMIMADQDHDGSHIKGLLINFIHSFWPSLLKVPSFMVEFTTPIIRAFHSNGTKLSFYSMPEYESWRESLGNNATGWKIKYYKGLGTSTPQEGREYFRDLDKHKKDFVWDDEQDGGAIEMAFSKKKAEDRKIWIRNFEPGTCRDHMAKYINYRDFVNKELILYSRADLQRSIPSMVDGLKPGQRKILFCSFKKKLSKEIKVGQFIGYVSEHSAYHHGEQSLASTIINMAQDFVGSNNINLLKPNGQFGTRNLGGKDHASARYIYTELNTITRCIFHEDDDKLLEYLNEDGRCIEPNWYIPVIPLVLVNGSEGIGTGWSSYIPNYNPRDIIANVRRLLSGETMVPMDPWYKGFKGTIERSPKEGGYVVNGSVEEINEQTFRITELPVRKWTQDYKQFLESITDGSPNVKDPLIDDFRQNGDDATVDIEVRMKLEKIVGIMQEGLLKKFKLTSSISTNNMHLFDAEGKIKKYDNPEQILEEFFPLRLEYYERRKKHILNNLEQLLLILDNKVRFILGVVNGEIVVSNRKKAELLIELQQKGFTPMPRKGKSAEPQVAGANDEEEQEDDNNTREQETGSVEGVKRGDYEYLLSMSIGTLTLEAVQKLLAEKAEKEKEFEILKATPSKSLWLKDLDELENKLDDIDSIEAEEERKRSSQANRKTSNRGVTKAAKKPPQPRKYTKKAKNVEPENDNSSMEIENVAEVAKPKGRAGSKNTQNTQPVAEDEIVSLQERLAAYNFGASSDISEGMETEEPPAPAEKKEGPKRRGAAKKKSSAIVLDDSDSDNEVHNVDDDDDDEDFEIMQPVAPGRKKGGRKPAAQNAKKAPAAAARKRNVGGKQSQFLGQKLITDMLESTGISPEKKVRKMRASPFNKKSSSVLGRVAAADKDESVSKDLSGGSDASSSSPSITEEVVEIAPPAARARPQRANRRQTTYVLSESESDNDSDNEDYSNFEEDED; the protein is encoded by the exons CCTCGTCAACGCCGCCGACAACAAGCAGCGCGACCCGTCCATGGACGCCCTCAAGGTCACCATCAACGCCGAGGCCAATACCGTCTCCGTCTTCAACAACGGCGACGGCGTTCCCGTGGAGATCCACCAGGAAGAGAAGGTCTACGTCCCCGAACTCATCTTCGGCCACCTCCTCACCAGCAGCAACTACAATGACAACGAGAAGAAGACTACCGGCGGACGCAACGGTTATGGTGCCAAGCTCACTAACATCTTCTCCACGGAGTTTGTCATCGAAACCGCCGATGGAAAGCGTCAGAAGAAGTATAAACAG GTGTTCTCCAACAACATGGGGAAGAAGTCTGAGCCAGTGATAACCAAATGCAAAGTTGGTGAGAACTGGACTAAGGTGACCTTCAAGCCTGACTTAGAAAAATTTAAGATGGACTATCTTGAAGAAGACGTCGTTGCTTTGATGAAAAAGCGTGTGGTGGACATGGCTGGGTGTCTTGGAAAGACTGTTAAGGTTGAACTCAATGGGCAAGTGATCCGTATGAAATCATTTCGTGACTATGCTGATCTTTACCTCAAATCAGCAGAGAAATCCAGACCAGTGCCTCTTCCAAG GATTCATGCAAAAGTAGGTGAAAGGTGGGAGATTTGCGTGAGTCTAAGTGACGGGCAGTTTCAACAG GTCAGCTTTGTTAATTCCATTGCTACAATCAAGGGTGGGACTCATGTTGATTACGTCACCAATCAGAttacaaactttgtgatgaataaagtaaataagaagaaaaaggatgCCAATGTCAAAGCTCACAACGTGAAGAATCATTTGTGGGTTTTTGTCAATTCACTTATTGACAACCCTGCTTTTGATTCTCAAACTAAGGAAACTCTCACGACTAGACAGGCTAGTTTTGGTTCCAAATGTGATATTCCTGAATCGATGCTGAAGGAAG TTGCCAATTCTGGTATAGTGGACACCCTGCTATCGTGGGCAGATTTTAAGCAAAGCAAAGATCTGAAAAAATCTGATGGGACAAAAACTCAGAGGCTTCGCGGCATTGTGAAGCTAGAAGATGCCAATGATGCAGGTGGAAGGAACTCAGAGAAGTGCACCTTGATATTAACAGAGGGAGATTCTGCTAAGGCCCTTGCT aTGGCTGGCCTCTCTGTTGTGGGTCGAGATCATTATGGGGTGTTTCCATTGAGGGGAAAATTGCTGAATGTACGGGAAGCCAGCAGTAAACAGATAATGGataatgaagaaattcaaaatataaagaagATTCTTGGACTGCAGCAAAACAAAGAGTACACAAGTGTGAAGTCTTTGAGATATGGTCATTTGATGATTATGGCTGATCAG GATCACGATGGTTCCCACATCAAAGGGCTATTGATAAACTTCATTCATTCGTTCTGGCCATCACTACTAAAAGTTCCATCTTTTATGGTTGAATTTACCACTCCCATAATAAGG GCTTTTCATTCAAACGGgacaaaattatcattttattccATGCCTGAATATGAATCATGGAGAGAAAGCTTGGGGAATAATGCAACTGGTTGGAAGATAAAGTACTATAAG GGTTTGGGTACAAGTACTCCTCAAGAAGGGAGAGAGTACTTTCGAGATCTTGATAAGCATAAGAAAGACTTTGTTTGGGATGATGAGCAAGATGGAGGTGCAATTGAGATGGCATTCAGTAAGAAAAAAGCTGAAGATAGGAAGATCTGGATTCGTAATTTTGAG CCTGGCACTTGTCGTGATCATATGGCCAAATATATAAACTACAGGGATTTTGTTAACAAAGAACTTATATTGTACTCCAGGGCGGATCTTCAAAGATCCATTCCCTCTATGGTCGATGGCCTCAAGCCTGGTCAAAGGAAGATTCTTTTCTGCTCATTTAAGAAGAAGTTGTCCAAAGAAATTAAAGTAGGCCAGTTTATTGGTTACGTGTCTGAGCACTCTGCTTACCACCATGGTGAGCAAAGTCTAGCTAGTACAATTATTAATATGGCACAGGATTTTGTGGGTAGCAACAACATCAATCTTCTTAAGCCAAACGGGCAATTTGGTACTCGTAACTTG GGAGGGAAGGATCATGCTAGTGCTAGATACATCTACACTGAACTGAACACTATTACTCGGTGCATCTTCCATGAGGATGATGACAAGCTTCTTGAATACTTGAATGAGGATGGAAGGTGTATTGAGCCAAACTG GTACATACCAGTCATACCATTGGTTCTTGTCAATGGTAGTGAAGGAATTGGGACAGGCTGGAGTTCTTACATTCCCAATTATAATCCAAGGGACATCATTGCCAATGTTAGGCGTTTGTTGAGTGGGGAGACAATGGTGCCTATGGATCCATGGTACAAGGGATTCAAAGGAACCATTGAGAGAAGCCCCAAGGAAGGTGGATACGTAGTCAATGGCTCAGTGGAGGAAATAAATGAACAAACTTTCAGAATCACTGAGCTGCCTGTTCGTAAATGGACCCAAGATTACAAGCAGTTCCTTGAGTCTATAACTGATGGGTCACCTAATGTCAAGGATCCTTTAATTGAT GATTTCAGGCAGAACGGTGATGATGCAACTGTAGACATAGAAGTCAGGATGAAGCTGGAAAAAATAGTGGGCATTATGCAAGAGGGTCTACTAAAGAAGTTTAAACTGACATCCTCTATAAGCACAAACAACATGCATCTATTTGATGCAGaaggaaaaattaagaaatatgacAATCCAGAACAAA TTCTCGAAGAATTCTTCCCACTTCGGCTGGAGTATTATGAGAGAAGAAAG AAACATATACTGAACAACCTTGAACAACTTCTGTTGATATTGGACAACAAAGTTAGGTTTATATTAGGGGTTGTGAATGGAGAAATTGTCGTGAGCAACAGGAAAAAAGCTGAATTGTTGATTGAGCTGCAGCAGAAAGGTTTTACTCCCATGCCAAGGAAAGGTAAATCTGCAGAACCCCAAGTTGCTGGGGCAAATGATGAAGAGGAGCAGGAAGATGACAACAACACTAGAGAGCAGGAAACTGGAAGTGTTGAAGGAGTGAAACGAGGTGACTATGAATATCTGTTATCCATGTCAATTGGAACTTTGACCCTCGAAGCTGTTCAGAAGCTGCTAGCAGAGAAAgctgaaaaagaaaaggagttcGAGATTTTGAAGGCTACACCATCAAAGTCTCTGTGGTTGAAGGATCTTGATGAGCTTGAGAATAAACTTGAT GACATAGATAGCATAGAGGCTGAGGAGGAACGGAAAAGATCAAGTCAAGCAAATAGAAAGACATCCAATCGTGGTGTTACAAAAGCAGCTAAGAAGCCACCACAACCACGGAAGTATACTAAGAAGGCCAAAAATGTTGAGCCAGAGAATGATAATTCTTCAATGGAAATTG AGAATGTTGCCGAAGTCGCTAAACCAAAAGGCAGAGCAGGTTCTAAGAATACCCAGAATACTCAGCCG GTTGCTGAGGATGAAATTGTATCTCTTCAAGAACGGCTAGCTGCATATAACTTCGGTGCATCTAGTGATATATCAGAGG GCATGGAAACTGAAGAACCTCCTGCACCTGCTGAGAAGAAAGAGGGGCCAAAAAGACGGGGTGCTGCAAAAAAGAAGTCAAGTGCCATAGTGTTGGACGACTCAGATAGTGATAATGAAGTTCACAATGTTGACGATGACGATGATGACGAGGACTTTGAAATCATGCAGCCAGTTGCCCCAGGGAGAAAGAAAGGAGGGAGAAAGCCTGCTGCTCAAAATGCCAAGAAGGCACCTGCTGCTGCTGCCAGGAAGAGAAACGTAGGTGGCAAGCAATCTCAGTTTTTGGGTCAGAAACTCATAACTGATATGTTGGAGAGTACAGGGATATCACCAGAGAAGAAAGTGAGGAAGATGAGGGCGTCTCCATTTAACAAGAAAAGCAGTTCTGTATTGGGAAGGGTTGCTGCTGCTGACAAAGATGAAAGTGTAAGTAAAGACTTGTCTGGTGGTTCTGATGCTTCTAGTTCTTCTCCAAGCATCACTGAGGAGGTGGTTGAGATTGCACCACCAGCAGCAAGAGCTAGGCCCCAGAGGGCCAATCGTAGGCAAACGACATATGTACTGAGTGAATCTGAAAGTGACAATGATTCTGATAATGAAGATTATTCCAATTTTGAGGAAGATGAAGACTAG